The following coding sequences lie in one Propionispora vibrioides genomic window:
- a CDS encoding YkvA family protein: MGYEQEYSEASFWSKARQTAKKAGKKVIYSALLLYYTTRRPETPRWAKTAIYGALGYFVSVIDFIPDVTPFVGYADDLGVLAIALSVCAAYVNEEVRQKAREKLCDWFGKEALTVDGTLERFRK, encoded by the coding sequence ATGGGATATGAACAAGAATATTCTGAGGCATCCTTTTGGAGTAAGGCGCGGCAAACGGCGAAGAAAGCCGGTAAAAAAGTCATCTACAGTGCATTGCTGTTATATTACACAACGCGGCGGCCGGAGACGCCGAGATGGGCAAAAACAGCCATCTATGGCGCGCTGGGTTATTTCGTCTCCGTGATTGACTTCATACCGGATGTGACTCCTTTTGTCGGATATGCCGATGATCTGGGGGTGCTTGCCATAGCCCTTTCCGTTTGCGCGGCCTATGTCAATGAAGAAGTGAGACAAAAAGCGCGGGAAAAACTTTGCGATTGGTTTGGCAAGGAGGCATTGACAGTCGACGGAACGCTCGAAAGGTTCCGCAAATAG